The Oreochromis niloticus isolate F11D_XX linkage group LG15, O_niloticus_UMD_NMBU, whole genome shotgun sequence genome includes a region encoding these proteins:
- the paplnb gene encoding papilin b, proteoglycan-like sulfated glycoprotein isoform X2 yields the protein MNILQVLGLLQLLAVPAFTLTRSTHDYWGEFGAYGSCSRSCGTGVAVRTRKCITSRSDGGHNCIGSSKSFRTCNTHECPVSSRDFREEQCSQFDRMDFNGKRYTWLPHYGAANPCELNCVPRGEDFFYRHRTAVVDGTPCYMGRSDICVDGVCRILTRGEFMGLDEDTNSVHSSAPVVVAAPHPRETFTYVYRASVFGECSASCSGGMQHRSVECVVEDPVNPRVVDETYCIAQRLQRPPSQQACNMHPCTAEYSVSSFSVCSATCGEGQQTREVVCVGPGGEHLPDHACSGLVRPPSVQACRRPACYTRITWHMTEYGLCSRSCGGGVRERRVACFDTDLNPYPEDRCGLAHRPHSREECNMQRCPGVQTVPSVQDPRPGGGTIRGFVPHIPEEPSVSRPATNTVYDPYPNEVRPHCTQSPYGCCPDGRTSATGPRNQGCSQEDCVRTRYGCCLDGVTPAQGFGQAGCPEYQTVHPSPTPPSTGNVCSLPRDEGPCETWMVRFCYNPATAKCTEFWYGGCQGNPNNFVSMEACQRECGGVERVPVSTTSRETTRRATLRDLLRARP from the exons ATGAACATCCTGCAAGTCCTGGGACTCCTACAGCTGCTGGCTGTACCTGCTTTTACA CTGACACGTTCGACCCACGACTACTGGGGTGAGTTTGGAGCCTATGGATCCTGCAGCCGCAGCTGTGGCACAGGAGTGGCAGTGAGAACCAGGAAATGTATTACTTCAAG GTCAGATGGTGGACATAACTGCATAGGATCCTCCAAATCATTCCGCACCTGCAATACACAT GAATGCCCGGTGAGCTCGAGGGATTTCAGGGAGGAGCAGTGCTCCCAGTTTGACAGAATGGACTTTAATGGAAAACGCTACACGTGGTTGCCTCATTATGGAG CAGCTAATCCATGTGAGCTCAACTGTGTCCCGAGAGGAGAGGATTTCTTTTACCGACACAGAACTGCAGTGGTAGATGGGACCCCGTGCTATATGGGCCGCAGTGATATCTGTGTGGATGGCGTCTGCAGG atactGACCCGTGGAGAGTTTATGGGCTTGGATGAAGACACTAACTCAGTACACTCCTCTGCTccggttgttgttgctgctccTCATCCAAGAGAGACATTCACATATGTCTATAGAGCTAGTGTGTTTGGCGAGTGCTCTGCCTCGTGCAGCGGAGGCATGCAGCATCGTAGTGTGGAGTGTGTAGTTGAGGACCCAGTGAACCCCCGTGTGGTTGACGAGACTTACTGCATTGCCCAGCGCCTGCAACGGCCACCGAGTCAGCAGGCCTGCAACATGCATCCATGTACTGCAGAGTACAGTGTGTCCAGCTTCAGTGTG TGTTCAGCGACCTGTGGAGAAGGACAGCAGACAAGGGAAGTTGTTTGCGTTGGACCAGGAGGTGAACATCTGCCTGATCATGCATGTAGTGGACTGGTTCGACCTCCTTCTGTCCAGGCCTGCCGCAGACCTGCCTGTTACACACGCATAACCTGGCATATGACAGAGTACGGCCTG TGTTCAAGaagttgtggtggtggtgtgagagagaggagagTTGCCTGTTTTGACACAGATTTGAACCCCTACCCTGAAGATCGTTGTGGGTTAGCTCACAGACCACATTCTAGGGAGGAATGCAACATGCAGCGCTGCCCTGGGGTGCAAA CGGTCCCAAGTGTGCAGGACCCAAGGCCAGGTGGAGGCACTATTAGAGGATTTGTGCCCCATATTCCAGAAGAACCTTCAG TTTCAAGGCCAGCTACAAACACTGTGTATGACCCTTACCCTAATGAGGTGAGACCTCACTGTACGCAGTCGCCTTACGGCTGCTGTCCTGATGGCCGTACCTCTGCCACGGGGCCCAGGAACCAGGGCTGCTCACAAGAAGACTGCGTCCGCACTAG GTATGGCTGTTGTTTGGATGGGGTGACACCGGCTCAAGGATTCGGACAGGCTGGGTGTCCTGAGTACCAGACTGTG CACCCATCACCCACTCCTCCATCCACTGGCAATGTGTGCTCCCTGCCTCGTGATGAGGGCCCCTGTGAAACCTGGATGGTCCGGTTCTGCTATAATCCTGCCACTGCCAAGTGTACCGAGTTCTGGTACGGAGGCTGCCAGGGCAATCCCAACAACTTTGTGTCCATGGAGGCATGCCAACGAGAGTGTGGAGGTGTGGAAAGGGTGCCTGTATCCACAACTTCAAGAGAAACTACAAGGAGAGCGACACTCAGGGACCTTCTGAGAGCAAGGCCATAA
- the paplnb gene encoding papilin b, proteoglycan-like sulfated glycoprotein isoform X4, with product MNILQVLGLLQLLAVPAFTLTRSTHDYWGEFGAYGSCSRSCGTGVAVRTRKCITSRSDGGHNCIGSSKSFRTCNTHECPVSSRDFREEQCSQFDRMDFNGKRYTWLPHYGAANPCELNCVPRGEDFFYRHRTAVVDGTPCYMGRSDICVDGVCRILTRGEFMGLDEDTNSVHSSAPVVVAAPHPRETFTYVYRASVFGECSASCSGGMQHRSVECVVEDPVNPRVVDETYCIAQRLQRPPSQQACNMHPCTAEYSVSSFSVCSATCGEGQQTREVVCVGPGGEHLPDHACSGLVRPPSVQACRRPACYTRITWHMTEYGLCSRSCGGGVRERRVACFDTDLNPYPEDRCGLAHRPHSREECNMQRCPGVQTVPSVQDPRPGGGTIRGFVPHIPEEPSDNRSFKASYKHCV from the exons ATGAACATCCTGCAAGTCCTGGGACTCCTACAGCTGCTGGCTGTACCTGCTTTTACA CTGACACGTTCGACCCACGACTACTGGGGTGAGTTTGGAGCCTATGGATCCTGCAGCCGCAGCTGTGGCACAGGAGTGGCAGTGAGAACCAGGAAATGTATTACTTCAAG GTCAGATGGTGGACATAACTGCATAGGATCCTCCAAATCATTCCGCACCTGCAATACACAT GAATGCCCGGTGAGCTCGAGGGATTTCAGGGAGGAGCAGTGCTCCCAGTTTGACAGAATGGACTTTAATGGAAAACGCTACACGTGGTTGCCTCATTATGGAG CAGCTAATCCATGTGAGCTCAACTGTGTCCCGAGAGGAGAGGATTTCTTTTACCGACACAGAACTGCAGTGGTAGATGGGACCCCGTGCTATATGGGCCGCAGTGATATCTGTGTGGATGGCGTCTGCAGG atactGACCCGTGGAGAGTTTATGGGCTTGGATGAAGACACTAACTCAGTACACTCCTCTGCTccggttgttgttgctgctccTCATCCAAGAGAGACATTCACATATGTCTATAGAGCTAGTGTGTTTGGCGAGTGCTCTGCCTCGTGCAGCGGAGGCATGCAGCATCGTAGTGTGGAGTGTGTAGTTGAGGACCCAGTGAACCCCCGTGTGGTTGACGAGACTTACTGCATTGCCCAGCGCCTGCAACGGCCACCGAGTCAGCAGGCCTGCAACATGCATCCATGTACTGCAGAGTACAGTGTGTCCAGCTTCAGTGTG TGTTCAGCGACCTGTGGAGAAGGACAGCAGACAAGGGAAGTTGTTTGCGTTGGACCAGGAGGTGAACATCTGCCTGATCATGCATGTAGTGGACTGGTTCGACCTCCTTCTGTCCAGGCCTGCCGCAGACCTGCCTGTTACACACGCATAACCTGGCATATGACAGAGTACGGCCTG TGTTCAAGaagttgtggtggtggtgtgagagagaggagagTTGCCTGTTTTGACACAGATTTGAACCCCTACCCTGAAGATCGTTGTGGGTTAGCTCACAGACCACATTCTAGGGAGGAATGCAACATGCAGCGCTGCCCTGGGGTGCAAA CGGTCCCAAGTGTGCAGGACCCAAGGCCAGGTGGAGGCACTATTAGAGGATTTGTGCCCCATATTCCAGAAGAACCTTCAG ATAACCGGAG TTTCAAGGCCAGCTACAAACACTGTGTATGA
- the paplnb gene encoding papilin b, proteoglycan-like sulfated glycoprotein isoform X1 — protein MNILQVLGLLQLLAVPAFTLTRSTHDYWGEFGAYGSCSRSCGTGVAVRTRKCITSRSDGGHNCIGSSKSFRTCNTHECPVSSRDFREEQCSQFDRMDFNGKRYTWLPHYGAANPCELNCVPRGEDFFYRHRTAVVDGTPCYMGRSDICVDGVCRILTRGEFMGLDEDTNSVHSSAPVVVAAPHPRETFTYVYRASVFGECSASCSGGMQHRSVECVVEDPVNPRVVDETYCIAQRLQRPPSQQACNMHPCTAEYSVSSFSVCSATCGEGQQTREVVCVGPGGEHLPDHACSGLVRPPSVQACRRPACYTRITWHMTEYGLCSRSCGGGVRERRVACFDTDLNPYPEDRCGLAHRPHSREECNMQRCPGVQTVPSVQDPRPGGGTIRGFVPHIPEEPSVSRPATNTVYDPYPNEVRPHCTQSPYGCCPDGRTSATGPRNQGCSQEDCVRTRYGCCLDGVTPAQGFGQAGCPEYQTVQHPSPTPPSTGNVCSLPRDEGPCETWMVRFCYNPATAKCTEFWYGGCQGNPNNFVSMEACQRECGGVERVPVSTTSRETTRRATLRDLLRARP, from the exons ATGAACATCCTGCAAGTCCTGGGACTCCTACAGCTGCTGGCTGTACCTGCTTTTACA CTGACACGTTCGACCCACGACTACTGGGGTGAGTTTGGAGCCTATGGATCCTGCAGCCGCAGCTGTGGCACAGGAGTGGCAGTGAGAACCAGGAAATGTATTACTTCAAG GTCAGATGGTGGACATAACTGCATAGGATCCTCCAAATCATTCCGCACCTGCAATACACAT GAATGCCCGGTGAGCTCGAGGGATTTCAGGGAGGAGCAGTGCTCCCAGTTTGACAGAATGGACTTTAATGGAAAACGCTACACGTGGTTGCCTCATTATGGAG CAGCTAATCCATGTGAGCTCAACTGTGTCCCGAGAGGAGAGGATTTCTTTTACCGACACAGAACTGCAGTGGTAGATGGGACCCCGTGCTATATGGGCCGCAGTGATATCTGTGTGGATGGCGTCTGCAGG atactGACCCGTGGAGAGTTTATGGGCTTGGATGAAGACACTAACTCAGTACACTCCTCTGCTccggttgttgttgctgctccTCATCCAAGAGAGACATTCACATATGTCTATAGAGCTAGTGTGTTTGGCGAGTGCTCTGCCTCGTGCAGCGGAGGCATGCAGCATCGTAGTGTGGAGTGTGTAGTTGAGGACCCAGTGAACCCCCGTGTGGTTGACGAGACTTACTGCATTGCCCAGCGCCTGCAACGGCCACCGAGTCAGCAGGCCTGCAACATGCATCCATGTACTGCAGAGTACAGTGTGTCCAGCTTCAGTGTG TGTTCAGCGACCTGTGGAGAAGGACAGCAGACAAGGGAAGTTGTTTGCGTTGGACCAGGAGGTGAACATCTGCCTGATCATGCATGTAGTGGACTGGTTCGACCTCCTTCTGTCCAGGCCTGCCGCAGACCTGCCTGTTACACACGCATAACCTGGCATATGACAGAGTACGGCCTG TGTTCAAGaagttgtggtggtggtgtgagagagaggagagTTGCCTGTTTTGACACAGATTTGAACCCCTACCCTGAAGATCGTTGTGGGTTAGCTCACAGACCACATTCTAGGGAGGAATGCAACATGCAGCGCTGCCCTGGGGTGCAAA CGGTCCCAAGTGTGCAGGACCCAAGGCCAGGTGGAGGCACTATTAGAGGATTTGTGCCCCATATTCCAGAAGAACCTTCAG TTTCAAGGCCAGCTACAAACACTGTGTATGACCCTTACCCTAATGAGGTGAGACCTCACTGTACGCAGTCGCCTTACGGCTGCTGTCCTGATGGCCGTACCTCTGCCACGGGGCCCAGGAACCAGGGCTGCTCACAAGAAGACTGCGTCCGCACTAG GTATGGCTGTTGTTTGGATGGGGTGACACCGGCTCAAGGATTCGGACAGGCTGGGTGTCCTGAGTACCAGACTGTG CAGCACCCATCACCCACTCCTCCATCCACTGGCAATGTGTGCTCCCTGCCTCGTGATGAGGGCCCCTGTGAAACCTGGATGGTCCGGTTCTGCTATAATCCTGCCACTGCCAAGTGTACCGAGTTCTGGTACGGAGGCTGCCAGGGCAATCCCAACAACTTTGTGTCCATGGAGGCATGCCAACGAGAGTGTGGAGGTGTGGAAAGGGTGCCTGTATCCACAACTTCAAGAGAAACTACAAGGAGAGCGACACTCAGGGACCTTCTGAGAGCAAGGCCATAA
- the paplnb gene encoding papilin b, proteoglycan-like sulfated glycoprotein isoform X3, with protein MNILQVLGLLQLLAVPAFTLTRSTHDYWGEFGAYGSCSRSCGTGVAVRTRKCITSRSDGGHNCIGSSKSFRTCNTHECPVSSRDFREEQCSQFDRMDFNGKRYTWLPHYGAANPCELNCVPRGEDFFYRHRTAVVDGTPCYMGRSDICVDGVCRILTRGEFMGLDEDTNSVHSSAPVVVAAPHPRETFTYVYRASVFGECSASCSGGMQHRSVECVVEDPVNPRVVDETYCIAQRLQRPPSQQACNMHPCTAEYSVSSFSVCSATCGEGQQTREVVCVGPGGEHLPDHACSGLVRPPSVQACRRPACYTRITWHMTEYGLCSRSCGGGVRERRVACFDTDLNPYPEDRCGLAHRPHSREECNMQRCPGVQTVPSVQDPRPGGGTIRGFVPHIPEEPSDKQKIPNLFSPISILDNRSFKASYKHCV; from the exons ATGAACATCCTGCAAGTCCTGGGACTCCTACAGCTGCTGGCTGTACCTGCTTTTACA CTGACACGTTCGACCCACGACTACTGGGGTGAGTTTGGAGCCTATGGATCCTGCAGCCGCAGCTGTGGCACAGGAGTGGCAGTGAGAACCAGGAAATGTATTACTTCAAG GTCAGATGGTGGACATAACTGCATAGGATCCTCCAAATCATTCCGCACCTGCAATACACAT GAATGCCCGGTGAGCTCGAGGGATTTCAGGGAGGAGCAGTGCTCCCAGTTTGACAGAATGGACTTTAATGGAAAACGCTACACGTGGTTGCCTCATTATGGAG CAGCTAATCCATGTGAGCTCAACTGTGTCCCGAGAGGAGAGGATTTCTTTTACCGACACAGAACTGCAGTGGTAGATGGGACCCCGTGCTATATGGGCCGCAGTGATATCTGTGTGGATGGCGTCTGCAGG atactGACCCGTGGAGAGTTTATGGGCTTGGATGAAGACACTAACTCAGTACACTCCTCTGCTccggttgttgttgctgctccTCATCCAAGAGAGACATTCACATATGTCTATAGAGCTAGTGTGTTTGGCGAGTGCTCTGCCTCGTGCAGCGGAGGCATGCAGCATCGTAGTGTGGAGTGTGTAGTTGAGGACCCAGTGAACCCCCGTGTGGTTGACGAGACTTACTGCATTGCCCAGCGCCTGCAACGGCCACCGAGTCAGCAGGCCTGCAACATGCATCCATGTACTGCAGAGTACAGTGTGTCCAGCTTCAGTGTG TGTTCAGCGACCTGTGGAGAAGGACAGCAGACAAGGGAAGTTGTTTGCGTTGGACCAGGAGGTGAACATCTGCCTGATCATGCATGTAGTGGACTGGTTCGACCTCCTTCTGTCCAGGCCTGCCGCAGACCTGCCTGTTACACACGCATAACCTGGCATATGACAGAGTACGGCCTG TGTTCAAGaagttgtggtggtggtgtgagagagaggagagTTGCCTGTTTTGACACAGATTTGAACCCCTACCCTGAAGATCGTTGTGGGTTAGCTCACAGACCACATTCTAGGGAGGAATGCAACATGCAGCGCTGCCCTGGGGTGCAAA CGGTCCCAAGTGTGCAGGACCCAAGGCCAGGTGGAGGCACTATTAGAGGATTTGTGCCCCATATTCCAGAAGAACCTTCAG ACAAACAGAAAATTCCAAACTTGTTTAGCCCAATTTCCATCTTAGATAACCGGAG TTTCAAGGCCAGCTACAAACACTGTGTATGA
- the erh gene encoding enhancer of rudimentary homolog, which translates to MSHTILLVQPTKRPEGRTYADYESVNECMEGVCKMYEEHLKRMNPNSPSITYDISQLFDFIDDLADLSCLVYRADTQTYQPYNKDWIKEKIYVLLRRQAQQAAKSV; encoded by the exons ATG TCGCACACAATTTTGCTTGTCCAACCAACCAAGAGACCAGAGGGCCGCACATACGCTGACTATGAGTCAGTTAATGAATGCATGGAGG GTGTTTGCAAAATGTATGAAGAGCATCTCAAGAGGATGAATCCAAACAGTCCCTCCATTACTTATGACATTAGTCAGTTGTTTGACTTTATTGATGACTTGGCAGATCTGAGCTGTCTTGT ATATAGAGCTGACACTCAAACATATCAACCATACAACAAAGACTGGATAAAGGAGAAGATATACGTCCTCTTGCGGCGTCAGGCTCAGCAAGCGGCTAAGTCAGTTTGA